The Oncorhynchus masou masou isolate Uvic2021 chromosome 25, UVic_Omas_1.1, whole genome shotgun sequence DNA window AACGTAGTACTTCTCTGAACGTAGTACTTCTCTGAATGTAGTACTTCTCTGAACGTAGTACTTCTCTGAATGTAGTACTTCTCTGAATGTAGTACTTCTCTGAACGTAGTACTTCTCTGAACGTAGTACTTCTCTGAACGTAGTACTTCTCTGAACGTAGTACTTCTCTGAACGTAGTACTTCTCTGTTGAACGTTTCAGAGTTCCAGCCATTTCAACGTGGAACTCCCTGTCCCGGCGTTATCTTTACTAAATGTATATTTTGTCACGAGTCTTTTTATTCTGGAGTAGAAAAGGGCCGTTCCATGACGCCTGACGTAATGTCTGGCTGAAGGGCGCGTGGCAACTGACTCGTTAAACTTTATATGAAAATCCATTCTCTCATTTAGAAAGCTAACATCACATTTCATCTTtccacaaatagtttcatatgtTATCACATTTcacaacatttagatgtaaatCCAGTAATTGATAAATGTACACAACCAAAGACACAGTAATGTGTATTTCCTTCATGAGTAATGTTTGTTTTTCATGAGATCTCCAAATGAAACCAACTCAACATGACTGTCCTTTAAGTATCCACAGATCATTCCCAAattctcaaaaatataaatattgtttaCTTCTCCAATGTTGGGGATTAGGAGTTATGGGAAGAATGTCTGTTCTCCACAGGCTTTCTCCCTCCAAACTCCATGGCAGCGAAGGGAGTTTCTAGCAGGAATTGATGACCGTTGTAaaacgtgggggggggggggggggttgcatcaATTGTGGACTGGCCTCAGGGAGCACTGGGACATTTCGCGTTGGCCTGAGGTTCGTTTTTCCCTGAGGGTCGTTCTGACCCGAGGGTCGTTTTGACCTGCCGTGAATAGTCAACTTGACCAGTGATAATATAGCAAGCAGGAATGAGTTGACGGAGAAGCCACGCATCAGGGGcgactctcactctctcgctgaAGTGTTCCCGTGCCAAAAATGACATCAGGTCTCTCCGCTACGCACATAGCAACCATCTACCTGCTTCTCTGCACATGTCGCACTGTGAACATAACACACTGTGAACATAACGCACTGTGAACATAACGCACTGTGAACATAACGCACTGTGAACATAACGCACTGTGAACATAACGCACTGTGAACATAACGCACTGTGAACATAACGCACTGTGAACATAACGCACTGTGAAATGGACGGTCAGAAAAGGAAAGTTGgggcggagagggagagaattaaAAATAGAAAGGCCCTTGCCACAGACACAGCTAAATGCACCAGGTCAGTCACAAACACTagctaaaaaacacacacacacgacacccaGCATGGCTAAGTAGCCTAGATAGCAATAGTGACAAAACGGCTGGTAGGCTAAACAGTTTGCACGTCTTACGTGTTCGATGAGGAATTATATCATAGCAATGAGTGCAACATAGCGGTCATAATGACTGTTGGCAAAATGTTTCAACTAGTAAAAAAACAGTAAACCTGAATTATGGACTTGGCAGCATCCGGTTAGGACTCATGCCACATAAGCGAGGGAAAGTGCACATCCACTCTACAGCGAAACAGGCTACAGTAATGTAATGAAAGATCATTAGCGCCATTAGTACCAGCATTACAAGTTACTACAATCATATACAGCTCTGGGGGAAAATTAAAAGACCAGTCTTTATTCCACAGCTGTATTAatgtagcctactgatatgatAGTGAGTATGATAATAGAAGCAGCAGCAACACTAGAGCATCAGGTGCTCCTGTATTAatgtagcctactgatatgatAGTGAGTATGATAATAGAAGCAGCAGCAACACTAGAGCTTCAGCTGCTCCTGTATTAatgtagcctactgatatgatAGTGAGTATGATAATAGAAGCAGCAGCAACACTAGAGCATCAGGTGCTCCTGTATTAatgtagcctactgatatgatAGTGAGTATGATAATAGAAGCAGCAGCAACACTAGAGCATCAGGTGCTCCTGTATTAatgtagcctactgatatgatAGTGAGTATGATAATAGAAGCAGCAGCAACACTAGAGCTTCAGGTGCTCCTGCATTAATGTAGCCTAATGATATGATAGTGAGTATGATAATAGAAGCAGCAGCAACACTAGAGCTTCAGGTGCTCCTGCATTAATGTAGCCTAATGATATGATAGTGAGTATGATAATAGAAGCAGCAGCAACACTAGAGCTTCAGGTGCTCCTGTATTAatgtagcctactgatatgagAGTGAGTATGATAATAGAAGCAGCAGCAACACTAGAGCTTCAGGTGCTCCTGTATTAatgtagcctactgatatgatAGTGAGTATGATAATAGAAGCAGCAGCAACACTAGAGCATCAGGTGCTCCTGTATTAATGTAGCCTACTTATACACTAATGATAGTGAGTATGATAATAGAAGCAGCAGCAACACTAGAGCATCAGGTGCTCCTGTATTAATGTAGCCTACTTATACACTAATGATAGTGAGTATGATAATGGAAGCAGCAGCAACACTAGAGCATCAAGCTGCTCCTGCAGAACTGGATGTGGGGTCAGTTCAgagtcagaatcagagcaggaaCCTTCAAGTACAACTGAAGAACACAAACATGTAGTTTATGATTTTAATTAATATGTGCTTTATTTATGAGATTATCAGTAGGACTTGTACATTTGTAGTACTTGTACATTTGTATGTGCTATGATTGGTGTATTCCTAGTGAGTGTGAGGGTGCACCCATAGCCATACATTACCTTGAAAACTCAGTGTTCAGATGGACTTACCAACATGTAGCCTCAAATGTTTGTATTTTGTAATGTGGATAGCAATCTTCCCAGATGAACATAGTGGCCAAATGTCTAACTAGTTTGTAACCGTTGCATCAACAAATAGGGTTAGCCTACAAAATTAGCAATCTGATGGTTTGCATGAACAGGGTGGCCTGGGATGGAGTCAAATTCCCGGCCTGAATTATTGTTTCAGTCCGCCACTGGGGGCGTGATACACCCAAAAGGGCCACGTCGTGACACTGTATAAGGTAAATGTCGATTGGTAAAAAAGCTTTGACATAAGATCTCATCTTCTAAGACCTCTTCTGAGAAATCCTAACACAATTCAGAAACATGATGAAGCCAGTCTGAGACCATCTTGCCGTAAAGCACATTGTTTTAATTGATGCTATGAGGAAGTGAATACACgagtgaaagagtgagagaacCAATGAGACACAAGGTCACAAAGGTCATAGGTTACATTCTAACCATAATACTGTTCCATCTAGTGACTGTAGCCATAGCTGTAGGTGTAGTAGATGGTGCTTTTCTTCAGCTGGCAGATCTCAGTGTGTGTTCCTGGGCGGATGGTGGTGCTGCAGGTTCCTATGTGGCGATCTGGTCCGATGACATCATCCCACACCTAatcataataacaataatagtaaaaaaaaaaaatcttcctcctcatcatcatcatcttcatcatcataatAATAATTGATGGGATTTACATAGTGATTTTCCAGTGCTCAAAAGGCTTTGCATAGTAAGGTGGGAAACTCACCTGCAGTGTCAGGACAGAGTTGTGAAGGATGTTTGCGAAGTTGAACTGTTCGGGCCAGGTGGGGTTTTCCTGTTTCTTCAGAATGCTGCTCTTGCCATGAAAGGATGAGCCACACCACACCTGAGGAAGATAATGTTGTCAATAGACAAAACTTTTTTTTGGTGTGCATTAAATAGGAAATTATTGTTAATGTATGTACAGTTGGCTCacagtatatgtatatgtatattataATTAATTAATTCATTTGTTTGTCTGTTCATTTGTTCATTCGTTTTTATTATTACTTCACCTAACAAGTAACAAGCCAATCACTGACATTTTCATGGTCACATGTCACTGTAGGCTACTTGATATCCAaacaaattaaagctgacagtctacTGTTTACTGTTTGATTATTGCTGTGTCTCTGTCCTTGTGTGTTAtgatgtctgtcctgtctgtaacATCACTGTACTTCTGTTTTATCTCCCCACCTGACAGTTtgttgttgtaaataagaatgttaggttaactgactgttcaggTTAAATAAAGAAGAAATAATTGAATCAATTCACCTTGATGTAGGGGTCTGGTTTTGAGAAAAAGCGTCCTTTCAGGTTGGAGGCACGAATATCATACACTCTGACAGGGCCGTCATGCAGTTCACAGTGTACAAGAGCCAGGGTGCAAAGCACCAGCAgtcccagggacagagagagagaggccatggtacactgtctgggagagagaggagaggagaggggaggtgacagAAGGGGAAGATAAACATGTCATAAGAGCTTGAAACTAACACTCAAACTGTATTCAGAGAGGAGTCAAAAAGTGAGCTGAAAGTTCAGAATATATGATCAGTGTTAAGAGTTTAGTCAGTGGAagaagagagacggacagagagagagagacggacagagagagagagagagagagagagagagagagagagacggagggagagagagagagacggacagagagagagagagagagacggacagagagagagagagagagagagagagagagagatggacagagagagagagacggacagagagagagagggagagagagacggacagagagagagagggagagagagacggacagagagagagagacggacagagagagagagggagagagagacggacagagagagagagggagagagagacagacagagagacgggcagagagagcgagagcgagagagacgggcagagagagcgagagcgagagagacggacagagagagcgagagcgacggacagagagagcgagagcgacggacagagagagcgagagagagagagacggacagagagcgagagacggacagagagagcgagagagagagagacggacggagagagagagagaggcggacagagagagagagcgagagagagagagacagacagagagagagagagacggaggagagagagagagagagagagagagagagagagagagagagacggagagagacagagagagagagagagagagagagagagacagagagagacagagagagacagagagagacagagagagagagagagagagagagagagacggagagagacagagagagagagacggagagagacagagagagagagagagagagagagagagagagagagagagagagagagagagagagacagagagagagagacggagagagacagagagagagagagagagagagagagagagagagagagagagagagagagagagagagaaataaattgAAGATGCACAAGAACAATCCTGAATCAGCATAAATACAGGCTCTTATTCAATTGCAGAATTTGATTAAGAAACAAGCATATCCAGGATAGAGGGAGATGACACTTGATACAGAACCTGTAATGGCGTTACACATTCAGTTCTGACATCAAACCTGTCTGAGAAGTCATCCAGTGTACTCAACCAAACTGACACTTCATTTCTATATCTGCTATTCTGTCAATCTAAAAGTGCTTTAAGGAACGCCACTCACTGTCTGCAGTCGACTGAATCCCAGCCACAGTCTACAGAGATAACAGAGGTAAGAGTGATGCcgattcacagagagagagagaggtggaagaacagaacagatcatGTCTTACCTGGATATTCTTGAGCTGTACGTCTGTCTTCTCTAGTCACCCAACTGCTGATGGTCCTTACTGTGCCATCTAGCTGTTTATAAAGATCtcagccccccctcccccacccctagCTACCCCCCCAGGTGGTATGTTGACCCACAGGTGGTATGTAGGACTACTTAACCAATGAGAGCACACCTTATATTACCACGAGACGTATGGAAGCCTATAAGGTGTAACAACAAATCCTGATACTATTTGTTCAATCAGCATTTCAGATACTATTCCAGATAATGTCAAAAGGCCAGCCCAGTGAATAAACAGTTAGTTGAGGGACAGGGCATTACTAAGGGTGGAGATGGTAAATAGTACTGCATACAATCTGTAATTCTTCAGTAATACCATTAatcattatatatacagtgcattcagaaagtattcaaaccccttgactttttctacattttgtttctTTACGGCCTTATTCTTAAATTCATTAAAACAAGTAtttcttatcaatctacacacattacccccagcccagtcaaaactgttcgctgctctggccccccaatggtggaacaaactccctcacgacgccaggacagcggagtcaatcaccaccttccggagacacctgaaaccccacctcttcaaggaatacctaggataagataagtaatccttctcaccaccccccccccccttaatgatttagatgcactattgtaaagtggctgttccactggatgtcagaaggtgaattcaccaatttgtaagtcgctctggataagagcgtctgctaaatgacttaaatgtaaatgtaaatgtaatgacaaAGATGaaactgatttttttttaattttaccaaatgtatttaaaatattaAACAGaaatattcagactctttgctatgagactcgaaattgagctcaggtacattctgttgccattgatcatccttgagatgtttctacaacttaattggagtacACCTGAGGtcatttcaattgattggacatgatttggaaaggtctatataaagttgacagtgcatgtcagagcaaaaatcaagtcATAAGATGGaagaaattgtccatagagctctgagacaggattgtgttgaccATAAATCACATTTAAGATTCCTGGCGCTGAGACCATACACCTTGACTTACCAGGACACACATCAGCAGCAGGCccaaggacaaagagagagagagagaggaggacatggcTCACAGCAAGGGCAGGATGGAAGAAGGACaactaggagagaaagaggaggacatgGCTCACAGCAAGGGCAGGATGGAAGAAGGAcaactaggagagagagaggaggacatggcTCACAGCAAGGGCAGGATGGAAGAAGGACaactaggagagaaagaggaggacatgGCTCACAGCAAGGGCAGGATGGAAGAAGGACaactaggagagaaagaggaggacatgGCTCACAGCAAGGGCAGAATGGAAGAAGGACaactaggagagaaagaggaggacatgGCTCACAGCAAGGGCAGGATGGAAGAAGGACaactaggagagaaagaggaggacatgGCTCACAGCAAGGGCAGGATGGAAGAAGGACAACtagaaaataaataattttccAACTTCAGTCCTCAAGTTCCCCCgacagcacacatttttgttgtatcCCAGGACAAAAACACCTGATTTAATGTGTCAAGGACTCAACGGAAGCActaggagagaaagagtgagacagagacagagagagagagagagagagagagagagagagagagagagagagaatgagagagatttctatcaacattttgcaaatatactcaacaaaaatataaacgcaacgcaACCATTTataagagtgagaaagagagcgagtgcgggagagaggagggagagagaagaggtagagattTCTATCAAAATCTTGCATCTCTGTTGTCACGGTTcgttgttagtttattgtttatttgtttttgtcttgaCTTTGTTTCACTttttaataaataatgtggaactcaacatcctcTGTGCCTTGGTCTGACATTTATTCTAACGAATGTGACATTCAGAGTTGTTCAATGTTAACCATCTGAATTCTATACAGTTTCATATAAACTTTTAAAATTGGCATTAATAGCATTGTTGTTTCTAATTACTAATCTTTTAAAATTATAACTGGTTTAGAATGTACGTGTTTTCTGAGAGATGAAACACATTTACCAGGTTAAGTTGCCATTAACTACTATGTTTTATTTGAGTTTAATCTGTAATGTTTGGCTCTCTTCAGAAGTAAATATTCAGCATTTTTATTTTCTTCTTGACCTTGTAAACATTTTTTCTGGTCTTTTTCTAACACAGTGATTTATTTTTCTCTGTATCAGGGGGCTGATTGTTCTATCATCTCTGTCTTTATTTGTAATGGTAAAGGTTAAAAATGTAttgtaggagagaaagaggaggacatgGCTCACAGCAAGGGCAGGATGTAAGAAGGACAACtagaaaataaataattttccAACTTCAGTCCTCAAGTTCCCCCGACAGCACACCTGGTAAATATGTTTCATCTCTCAGAAAACACGTACATTTTTAAGTATTTAATCAAATTCAGTTATGGAAGACACACTGTTCATTCTCCACATTTTGTCGATAAATGTATCTTCTGGAGTATTTAATCATGATACTGGAGAATGATCTGATATCTCCCTGTAGCAATTTTTTTATCCAGTAATTTGTTGAgagcatttttttaaataaaaaatgtagtaAATTCTTGGATAGCTTTTCTTACTTTAAGAAAAAAAGGAATAGTCTTTTGCAGTAATTTCCAGGTGTCCTACAAATTTATTTGTATAGATGACATTTTTCAGCCTCTTTGGGGGCTCCTAAAGTCTGCCTGTTTTGTTACTATAGAGTCCttgcagaaagtattcagaccccttgacttttcccacattttgttacgttacagattacagccttattctaaaatggatttaataaaacatgttcctcagcaatctacacacaataccccataatgataatgAGAAAAAATTGAGaaaatagaaatgtttgcaaaacagaaattccttatttccataagtattaAGACCCATTTATTTTACTGTCAACTGTTATGTCAACATAAGTAGTCCTACATACCACCTGGGGGTCATCATACCACCTGGGGGTCATCATACCACCTGGGGGTCATCATACCACCTGGGGGTCATCATAACACCTGGGGGTCATCATAACACCTGGGGGTCATCATACCACCTGGGGGTCATCATACCACCTGGGGGTCCTACATACCACCTGGGGGTCATCATACCACCTGGGGGTCATCATACCACCTGGGGGTCATCATACCACCTGGGGGTCATCATACCACCTGGGGGTCATCATACCACCTGGGGGTCATCATAACACCTGGGGGTCCTACATACCACCTGTGGGTCATCATACCACCTGTGGGTCATCATACCACCTGTGGGTCATCATACCACCTGGGGGTCATCATACCACCTGGGGGTCATCATACCACCTGGGGGTCATCATAACACCTGGGGGTCCTACATACCACCTGTGGGTCATCATACCACCTGTGGGTCATCATACCACCTGTGGGTCATCATACCACCTGTAGGGCATCATACCACCTGTAGGGCATCATACCACCTGTATGTCACAtgacacccgatgtcacaggaaggccaaaacgatcatcaaggacatcaaccgcccaagccactgcctgttcacaccgctaccatccagaaggcgaagtcagttcaggtgtatcaaagctgggaccgagagactgaaaaacagcttctatctcagcACTTTGAGCACTATCTAAATCCCATCAattattaacattattattatgatagtgaggaagaggaggattaTGATCATCAGTATTATGAATTATTATGATTGATTTTGTATTCTTGTTATTATTcttgttatttttattgttattattcaaaagtaaatacatttttgtatatattttattattaatattattaattGGTGTGGGATCAGGACGCCGGACCAGATCACCGCCTGGGAACCTGCACCACCACTGTCTACCCAGGAACACACACTGAGACCTGCCACCTGACCGGATGGTTCCCTGACGATGTTGTGGGTTCACTTGCTGATGGTGTTGCTGCAGCTTCTCACCATGTCATCCCAGGTTGGATCCTAAAGATAACTTATTGTAATATTACATTAGGACTTAATTATCACCATGTAGAAATGTTCCCCTTTATAAGGACCTTACCCAGTCACCCTGTCATAATTATACTAAACCCccatataaatactgtaccaaccccctgtacaaatactgtaccaaccccccgtataaatactgtactaaccccccgtataaatactgtaccaaccccccgtataaatactgtaccaaccccccgtataaatactgtaccaacccccaGTATAAATACTGCACCAACCCCCTGTAcaaatactgtaccaacccccagtataaatactgtacaaacccccgtataaatactgtaccaacccccatataaatactgtacaaacccccgtataaatactgtaccaaccccccgtataaatactgtaccaaccccccgtataaatactgtaccaaccccgtataaatactgtaccaaccccgtataaatactgtaccaacccctgtataaatactgtaccaacccccgtataaatactgtacaaacccccccgtataaatactgtaccaaccccccgtacaaatactgtaccaaccccctgtataaatactgtaccaaccccccgtataaatactgtaccaacccccaGTATAAATACTGCACCAACCCCCTGTAcaaatactgtaccaacccccatataaatactgtacaaacccccgtataaatactgtaccaacccccgtataaatactgtaccaacccccgtataaatactgtaccaacccccgtataaatactgtaccaaccccccatataaatactgtaccgacccccgtataaatactgtaccaacccccgtataaatactgtaccaaccccctGTACAAATACTCTACCAACCCCCAGTATAAATACTCTACCAACCCCccgtataaatactgtaccaaccccctGTACAAATACTCTACCAACCCccagtataaatactgtacaaaccccccgtataaatactgtaccaacccccgtataaatactgtaccaaccccctGTACAAAGACTGTACCAACCCCccgtataaatactgtaccaacccccagtataaatactgtaccaaccccccgtacaaatactgtaccaacaccccgtataaatactgtaccaaccccctgtaaaaatactgtaccaacccccagtataaatactgtaccaaccccaTGTACAAATACTGTACCAACACCccgtataaatactgtaccaaccccctgtaaaaatactgtaccaacccccagtataaatactgtaccaacccccagtgtaaatactgtaccaaccccccatataaatactgtaccaaccccccgtataaatactgtaccaaccccccgtataaatactgtaccaacccccgtataaatactgtactaaccccccgtataaatactgtaccaaccccccgtgtaaatactgtaccaacccccagtgtaaatactgtaccaaccccccgtataaatactgtaccaacccccaGTGTAAATACTGTACTAACCCCccgtataaatactgtaccaacccccagtgtaaatactgtaccaaccccccgtataaatactgtaccaaccccccgtataaatactgtaccaaccccctgtataaatactgtaccaacccccagtgtaaatactgtaccaaccccccGTACAAATACTGTGGAAATGTTCCCCTTTATAAGGACCTTACCCAGTCACCCTGTCATAATTATACCAACCCCCCGTACAAATACTGTAGAAATGTTCCCCTTTATAAGGACCTTACCCAGTCACCCTGTCATAATTATACCAACCCCTGACACCACATGGAGATTCACAGCTGGCCAGACAGCTGGTCAGATCTCatgtctctaaaccaaactgtatagggttctcagtaatgtctctaaaccaaactgtacagggttctcagtaatgtctctaaaccaaactgtacagggttctcagtaatgtctctaaaccaaactgtacagggttctcagtaatgtctctaaaccaaactgtaCAGGGTTCTCAGTAAACCAAACTGTACTTCTCAGTAAAAACCAAACTGTAcagggttctcagtaatgtctctaaaccaaactgtacagggttctcagtaatgtctctaaaccaaactgtaCAGGGTTCTCCAAACtaatgtctctaaaccaaactgtatagggttctcagtaatgtctctaaaccaaactgtatagggttctcagtaatgtctctaaaccaaactgtacagggttctcagtaatgtctctaaaccaaactgtatagggttctcagtaatgtctctaaaccaaactgtacagggttctcagtaatgtctctaaaccaaactgtacagggttctcagtaatgtctctaaaccaaactgtacagggttctcagtaatgtctctaaaccaaactgtacagggttctcagtaatgtctctaaaccaaactgtacagggttctcagtaatgtctctaaaccaaactgtacagggttctcagtaatgtctctaaaccaaactgtacagggttctcagtaatgtctctaaaccaaactgtacagggttctcagtaatgtctctaaaccaaactgtacagggtt harbors:
- the LOC135513492 gene encoding perforin-1-like gives rise to the protein MASLSLSLGLLVLCTLALVHCELHDGPVRVYDIRASNLKGRFFSKPDPYIKVWCGSSFHGKSSILKKQENPTWPEQFNFANILHNSVLTLQVWDDVIGPDRHIGTCSTTIRPGTHTEICQLKKSTIYYTYSYGYSH